The genomic window CagaaatttccttttcttttgtaaggTTGagtattttcctttttttatacctttttttatatatttggggGATGTAACTTGAGACTGAAGCAACCGCTGAACATCCTCAAAAGATATCAAAGGTGGCAGAGACGTAACGGGTTTCTTAAATGAACCACAAATGGGAAACAAGCATTGACTGTCAGCAAAAACCCTAGTGTACTGCCACAAACCCACGCTTGATGGTTCCCTGAGAAACCCAACTTTCCCGGAGACAAATCTCTAAATACACAAAGAGGGATGAAAATATCAACTCCATTCCCAGAGGAGGTCGCTGACGCTTATATTATGTGCACGTTGAGGAGTTAATCGCTAAGAATAAGATGAAGAATATCAACTCCATTCCTTGAGGAGGTCTTTAAGACTATTTGTTTACTAATTATTCTAAATGGTcgtatattctttttttgaccATCAGATTTGTTTACATACACAATTGTAGACAATGAACCAAGAGATGGTCCAAGTAactttatttagttattttcctAAACAATGAACCAAGAGATTGACATTCACGGGACCAGCGTGAGTCACAGGAAAAcgaaaatttggttttgtattttcagTTCAGTTGTCATAGTGGGTTTTCCaaaatggttttggtttggttggttAAATCGGATCGAGCAATGCCTACATTAAACAAACTTTTGAACACGTAACTGGAGCTTTGATTAGTTTGTAACTGTATTTATCGTTTATGGAGCAAATGGAGGTAAAGGAAGTGGTTCCAAGTATCAGGAACACCAGGGAGACACCAATGGCTGCAATCTTGGACAGCTCTTGAACGCCGGTTTTCGGGTTTTGTTCCGTAAATAGAAGGATGGGCGTCAATTCTGTACTGAGATAAACCGCTAACGTTCAAGAGGGTTACCGGTGTTCTCATTTGCTTCAGTACGTCCTCAACAATGGACTTTTTGCTCGAGTAACTTGGTTTGAAGGTTTGGTTCAACGGCATGTTGGCTTCTCTGCAATGACCTCCTGAGTTCCATTCTCCTCCACTGTCCAAAGATGCAATAAAGAGATGATAATGGAGACATATGATCGGTCTATAAAACCACACGAGAGACAGGACAATGACCTGAAATGAGAAGGTGCAGCGCTTCTAAAGAAAACGCGAGTTTTCTTCGGATCGACATTTTTGTCAACCCATGATGACCAAGTCTGCAAAGCTTTCTTAAAAGCGGTTGATACATCGAGTTTGGGATGAATCAGGTCTCCTTCTTGGTAGTAGTTGACCCTGCAAACCCAAACTAATCAATCAATATCTTGgttccattcttcttctgaagTTTTAAAGTGAAAAAGTACTGACcctgatttggttttgtaatgaGACCACCAATGAGCTGTATTGAACACTAAGATATTAGCACCTTTCCATCTGGAAGAGGTTCGATCCATAGCATCGATTCTAAGTGTTTCTCTTCGCTTCTTTCCTATTCTTGCTCTACCCTCACGAACCAAGAAATGAGTAACATAGAATTCCACAGTGCATTTATAATCCTAGTCAAGTACACAAACATGACATTAACACAACCACACGCCTGAAATACACTTAATGGTCCATTAAGATTAAAGTCATATTGTACCACGAAACGGAAGCTATAATTCCCTTTCTCTTTGGTGATTCTTCGGTTGTGCGTTTCGTATACTCTCTTGGGATCTTTAACAGCttgaaacaacaaacaaagcatAGATTCCCATTGGTTCCTATTAATTGAATCTCCAACGAACACTAGCCTCTTGCCTCTAATCATTTCCAGCATCTTTGTAGCATTGAACCTAAACTCACACATACCACAATTTCCAATTCAGGACCATGAATTGCATTCCTACTTATTCAGAGAGATTAAGTGCTCAGTGGAACTATGAATCCCACTTATCATCATCAGTCACTATCACCAACCACTACTACT from Arabidopsis thaliana chromosome 3, partial sequence includes these protein-coding regions:
- the TBL6 gene encoding TRICHOME BIREFRINGENCE-LIKE 6 encodes the protein MERQRSFSVKSTRVLAFIITIISSAIVFFTFFSSSLLKSNSSLYPTPEANFQIDLSPIAAISDSSVSPQASPILISTHFNSPENTSGSSKISVFEQKISGESLVKEVREIANLTSIKVIELPSNNGEDKKTEKRIEECDVTKGKWVYDSDYPLYTNASCPFIDEGFGCQSNGRLDLNYMNWRWEPQDCHAPRFNATKMLEMIRGKRLVFVGDSINRNQWESMLCLLFQAVKDPKRVYETHNRRITKEKGNYSFRFVDYKCTVEFYVTHFLVREGRARIGKKRRETLRIDAMDRTSSRWKGANILVFNTAHWWSHYKTKSGVNYYQEGDLIHPKLDVSTAFKKALQTWSSWVDKNVDPKKTRVFFRSAAPSHFRSLSCLSCGFIDRSYVSIIISLLHLWTVEENGTQEVIAEKPTCR
- the TBL6 gene encoding TRICHOME BIREFRINGENCE-LIKE 6 (TRICHOME BIREFRINGENCE-LIKE 6 (TBL6); CONTAINS InterPro DOMAIN/s: Protein of unknown function DUF231, plant (InterPro:IPR004253); BEST Arabidopsis thaliana protein match is: Plant protein of unknown function (DUF828) (TAIR:AT3G12060.1); Has 1344 Blast hits to 1327 proteins in 28 species: Archae - 0; Bacteria - 0; Metazoa - 0; Fungi - 0; Plants - 1344; Viruses - 0; Other Eukaryotes - 0 (source: NCBI BLink).), with the protein product MERQRSFSVKSTRVLAFIITIISSAIVFFTFFSSSLLKSNSSLYPTPEANFQIDLSPIAAISDSSVSPQASPILISTHFNSPENTSGSSKISVFEQKISGESLVKEVREIANLTSIKVIELPSNNGEDKKTEKRIEECDVTKGKWVYDSDYPLYTNASCPFIDEGFGCQSNGRLDLNYMNWRWEPQDCHAPRFNATKMLEMIRGKRLVFVGDSINRNQWESMLCLLFQAVKDPKRVYETHNRRITKEKGNYSFRFVDYKCTVEFYVTHFLVREGRARIGKKRRETLRIDAMDRTSSRWKGANILVFNTAHWWSHYKTKSGVNYYQEGDLIHPKLDVSTAFKKALQTWSSWVDKNVDPKKTRVFFRSAAPSHFSGGEWNSGGHCREANMPLNQTFKPSYSSKKSIVEDVLKQMRTPVTLLNVSGLSQYRIDAHPSIYGTKPENRRSRAVQDCSHWCLPGVPDTWNHFLYLHLLHKR